The genomic region CTTCATTAAATTTACGCTGCCAAACGGCTAACATAGCTGGATTAGAAATTTTAAAGTGATTGGCTGTTTCTCGATAAGACAATTTATTTTCTTGTCTAAATCTTAAAACAGATACTTTAAAATCTCTAGTATATTCTTTATTCTGCAATTTTTTATCTAATCCTTTTGGTCCAAATTCCAAATACTGGTTAACCCATCTTTGGAGTATAGAATAATGAGATAGACTATATTTTTTAGCTAATTTCTCATATCCTAAACTACTATTTAAATATTCCTGAACTATTTTTAACTTGATTTCAAATTTATAATGTTTACCCATAAAAATGCACCCCATAAAGTTATATTTTTTAGTCCAACTTTTGGGGTGCACATCATGTTTTCCCCGATGTTGATTGCGTTTTTTTATATTTCCTGTTTTTGTTGTGTTAAATGTATTGTATAATTACATTACTACACATAGAAAGAGGTTAAGGGGAATGGCGAAGACTAAAGTAGTAAACTTTAATTTGTTTTTCGTATGTAGCGCGTTTCAAGAAGATTTACATGAGTATTTTCCATTAAATGATTTATTAGATACTTTAATTAATGACTATAGTAATGAACCTGAATACAAGGTGGTAAAAAATTATAATTTTGATCCTATTAGAATTAAATCAATTAGCCCACCTCAACAGAACGGCTACTACCACATCATAATGGAAAGATTAGACGATACTAAGCTTCAAAAGACTACAATTTACGGAGAATCGATTGACGTAGATTTAGAAGAAAATGAATACATCGGACATGAAGTAAGTATACTTTACGATCCACATAATAATACAATGCTTATTCAAAGAAATATAAGTTCATTAAGCCCTAGTGGAATAGAAAAGTTTTTTGATAGTGTTTTATTTGATTATACAGAAGAATACTGTAACTTAAAATTGGTTCCTGCTATTGACCAAAATGCTTATGGTAAAGCAAAAAGTAGTAATATATTTAGACAATTTTCTATAAAGGTTAAAGGTAACGAAGTAGATGACTTAATAAGGGGACTTAGTTCAAACAGTATATATGGGACTGAATATGTTGAAATAATTGTTTCTACCGATAGATCGAAAAATAGTGAACTAGATAATTTTGAAGTAAAAAAATTAATAGATGATTGGTCAGATAGTACCAGTGTCGAAAAACTATCTGTTAAAGTTAAGGAGAACTTTAATTCGAATATAGAAGTTATTGACTTAATGCATCAAGCAATAAAACGGTCTTTGATTTATGAATACAGAGAATCTAGTGAACTAAATGCTCAAAATATATTTTTAGATATGGTACGTATATATAGAGATGATGATAATGCACTTTCATTAATGATTTAAGAAGGTGAAAACAAAGTGATAAAAAAATACTTTACATGGGGGCTATTTGTTCTTTTTTTTATTATTGCAATAGTGATTTTTGCACTTTTATTTATCGTAGATTTAAATAGCGAAGGTAATATTAAACTTATTGAAATAGTTTTGAGCTCAATTAGTATAAGTATCGGTTTTTTTGGTACAATATTCACTTTTATATTTGGATTGAAAGATAATAATATCTTCAAAATAATTATGAAAAGCAAGAATAGTAAGTCACAGTTTAAATTTCTGAATAGGGTTTTAATATTTCTTGGTTTTGCTATTATCATTTTATGTATAACAACGATAGCATTTTTCTATATTCAGGATTTTGATATATACTATTATTTAAATGTGGCAGTTAAACTTATATTTTCTCTATTAATTTTGTATTATTTGTTCTTTGGAACGTATTTATTTATAATTAGTAGGTTGATTTTCAATAACGAAAAAAATGACCTTACTACAGCAAAAAGTCCGAAAATAAAAGAAGGGGTTGCGAAGAAAAAACTGAAAGCGCGTAATGATAATTCCAAACCCATGTAGTGATTACGTGTTGGTATTTTCATTTGTTTATTTACAACTGGGTTTAAGTAATCACCCACCACACCCCATCGGTGTGGTATTTTTTATGCGAAAAAATTTAAAAAAGTTAGTGAAAAGGGGTTGATATTATAGTTCATATGAGCTATAATATAATTAGGAGGTGAGGGGAATGAAGCGAAAACAACGAATAAAAAAAGAACACCGAGAAGATGTTGAGTACAAATTAAAGATTGCGACCTTTATCCTGTTACTCTTAACATTCATCTACAAGGTGTTCTAAGGTAAGACCCCGATAAGGGGTTCCTTACCTCTCATTATACAAAGGAGTGGTAAAAATGAAAAGAGAAACAAAACAGAAAATTTCTTTTGCATTATCTGTAGGAATCTTAATTTTAGTTATTTTGATTATATTTTTATAATAAAAAAATCGCTTCATTCCCATTATATGAATAGTTACAAGGATTTATATGAAACAATTGAAAAACTAATAAACAACAGAAGTATTTCAAGTTACCAAGTGAACAAAGATACAGGGGTAAGTTACGGAAATATTAATGCGATGCGTCGAGGTGAAAGAGCTATTGATAATTTAACGCTCAAAAATGCCGAAAAACTTTACAACTACCAAAAACAAATCGAGAAAGAGAATGAATAAAACGAACCCCGCCTGACACTAGTTGTGGCGGGGGTTTATTAACTGTTGAGAAGTTAGTTTGGTCAAAATTTGGTCAACGAAAGGGCAAAAAAATGAAAAAGCCTTTTATTTGACCATAATTTGACCACTTTATTTTCAAACAGATATTTACAGATATTTACAAAAAATAAAAAGAACGCCGTCATAACAGCGTTCTTAGTAGTTTTGAGAAAACGAATATTAACCATTGTTCTCTATCTAGCGGAAACGGAGGGATTCGAACCCTCGCGCCGCTTTCGCGACCTACACCCTTAGCAGGGGCGCCTCTTCAGCCAACTTGAGTACGTTTCCATGGCTCCACAGGTAGGACTCGAACCTACGACCGATCGGTTAACAGCCGATAGCTCTACCACTGAGCTACTGTGGAATAATGCATAATATTTTTTCAAGCACAAATATTATTATAGCAACATCATGAAAAAAATCAAGAGAAAGTTAAAAAAAGATAACAGAATATTTACATGATATGAATAAAAATCCTGTTATCTTTACACATTGTATCTTCCTTTTCATATTATTCAACATTGTAAAGTTCATTTAAATAAATAATGAGTTGATCTGTACATCGTTCATTTGTCACTAACATTTCGTGTGTCAATGTATCAATGCGATTGATATAACCTTGAATAGTATGAATGTGGCCGTTACGCCAATATTGAATAGATGCTAACGCATTCTTTGTTAGCTTAATATAAAGCATATAGTTGATATCTTGTATTTGACTGTCACTGAGTTCGGGTTGTTTGATTTTGAGTTGATCTTTTTCAAATTGTTTAAGTGCTTCAAATTGTTCAGGAAGTGTCGCAAAAGGAGCCCATTTTACAATGCCACGCCCGATAGGAATATTTGAATCAAGATATTGTTTGGGTATTTTTCGGTAGTCTGTTTCATAACGATAAGCTTCTGGAGCCTGTGGATTAATAATCATCAAAATCACCTCATCTCCATAATAGAACATATGTTCTGTTTGTGCAATAGGTTTTTCAAGTCTTAAGTAAATATAGTGTTAAAAATAATATGATATCAAGTATATTCATATTGATTACAAATATTTATGTAAGAGATGATTTGTTGTTTTACAGATATCTTGCAAACAGCGAATATATGAAAGAACGTGTGTTCCTTTTAGTTTTAATCTATTTCAAGTTGAGCTACAATATAAAGTAAATCATAAAAAAGGAAGATTATAAATGATTAGAAAAGCTATAAAAGAAGATTGTGATTCAATTGCGGAACTTATCTATATGATATGGAAAGATATGGAACTAGAAATCGTTCAAAAATATAGTCAAGCTCAAGTGATGGATGCTATTCGAAAAAGTCAAATAGATAGCCACTATCGTAATCATTTGAGTCATATTTGGGTATATGAAGTTAATGAACAAGTTGCAGCTATAATTGTCGTATATGATGGTAATCGTGAGAATGATTATGAACAACAATGGCATCATTTAGATCTACCAGATATCGTACTGACTCAAGGAACGCCTCTACCTGTAATGGAATCAAATCAAGGAGATATGTATATTGAATCGGTGGCGACATTCCCTGAGTTTCGAGGGAAAGGTATTGCGACACAATTAATAAGGCATGTTTTAGAGATGAATGATCAAGTGACATGGGGGTTAAATTGCGATGTTACAAATGAAAAAGCATTT from Staphylococcus felis harbors:
- a CDS encoding transposase, producing the protein MGKHYKFEIKLKIVQEYLNSSLGYEKLAKKYSLSHYSILQRWVNQYLEFGPKGLDKKLQNKEYTRDFKVSVLRFRQENKLSYRETANHFKISNPAMLAVWQRKFNEEGILGLDNKQRGRPSKMKRKQTKVKPDNHLPLKEDEREELERLRNENEMLKAGIAYQKKLQRLTQHYGSKHPKK
- a CDS encoding DUF6731 family protein, coding for MAKTKVVNFNLFFVCSAFQEDLHEYFPLNDLLDTLINDYSNEPEYKVVKNYNFDPIRIKSISPPQQNGYYHIIMERLDDTKLQKTTIYGESIDVDLEENEYIGHEVSILYDPHNNTMLIQRNISSLSPSGIEKFFDSVLFDYTEEYCNLKLVPAIDQNAYGKAKSSNIFRQFSIKVKGNEVDDLIRGLSSNSIYGTEYVEIIVSTDRSKNSELDNFEVKKLIDDWSDSTSVEKLSVKVKENFNSNIEVIDLMHQAIKRSLIYEYRESSELNAQNIFLDMVRIYRDDDNALSLMI
- a CDS encoding YolD-like family protein, producing the protein MIINPQAPEAYRYETDYRKIPKQYLDSNIPIGRGIVKWAPFATLPEQFEALKQFEKDQLKIKQPELSDSQIQDINYMLYIKLTKNALASIQYWRNGHIHTIQGYINRIDTLTHEMLVTNERCTDQLIIYLNELYNVE
- a CDS encoding GNAT family N-acetyltransferase, which encodes MIRKAIKEDCDSIAELIYMIWKDMELEIVQKYSQAQVMDAIRKSQIDSHYRNHLSHIWVYEVNEQVAAIIVVYDGNRENDYEQQWHHLDLPDIVLTQGTPLPVMESNQGDMYIESVATFPEFRGKGIATQLIRHVLEMNDQVTWGLNCDVTNEKAFLLYKKLGFSTEEEKALYGHRYYYMTYQK